The Nitrospirota bacterium genome includes the window AGCCGGAAGAACCCGAAATTCAAATCGTGGACACCCATGAATCCCTCGAAACCAGCGTTAGCATTGGCTTTGTAGCCTACTGACATCAAATAAGCCGGACACTACTGCGTACTGATAAACATTGAGGAGGCGACATTATGGAACGGTATACGACGCGATCGATCCTCTGGCGTGCGGTTGCGATCGCACTGATCGCGGGCGTCGCCCTCCTATTCTCGAGTCCATCCGGGAATGCCGAGAACGCGTTCGGCAACCCCAAGCGGGGCCAACAGATCTACGAGCGGCTCTGCACCCGCTGCCACGGCGTGAAACTCGACGGCCGCGGGCCCGATGCGCCGTCGCTGCGAAGCGCGCCGGCGGATCTGCAGTCCCTGAGTTCGCGGACCAAGAGCGACTGGGAGTTGCTGATCATCATCAGCTACGGGGTGATGTACACGCCCATGCACGGTTACCGGGATCTGTTGACCGAACAGGACATCAAGGATGTCTTGTCGTTCATCCGCATGGAGGCGCCGTTCAAGCCGCTGGCGTGACGGCGCCCCTCGCGGACGCGACCACGGCCATCTTCGAAGCCTCCATCGCAGCAATGAACCATTGCTGTGTACCGCCTTGACTTCGAAGGAAGCTTCGGTTAAAAACACGTCCTTCCTGTTCCCCTCGGGCAGTGCTTGGTGCGCGGGGGAATCTCCATGAGGACTGGCCCGGCAGGGGCTCCTACGCGTCGTCGCAACGTAGGCTGCCGTCGTCGTAACCACCAGGAGTTGACTCTGCATTCCGTCAAGACCCGTCAACGAAAGAGGCCAGGCCGCTTAGGGATCGTGGAGACTCTGCCTTCGTTTGCGTGTTGAAGAGGGCTGAAGAGCTTGGCATTGTGTTTGCGTGCTGGAGTATGAGTCTTGCTATGCGCGTCACACGCTGGGGTTTTATACAAGAGTCATTCCCGTGCGTTATCTCAGGATTTCTCAGGAGTTACACCATGATGCCCTACATTCAAAGAGATCTTTCTTTGGCTGAGGCTCTTGCTTCAAATTAAAGACAGGTGTCTCTTAATGTGACAGGTAAGGAGAGATGAGCTAAAACGATCAGGGGAATCGCCATGCGATGCGCTGTTCCCGGCTTGATGGAAGTTACCCGATCTTGCTTCGCCCTCATGTTGGTGCAGGCGGCCTTCACCACCTCTTCTACGCAAGCCGAGGAGCGGCACGCAGACGTGCCCGGTCTATCCAGTGATCTCGCACTTCTCCAGTCCGAAAACATAGTCTACTCTGCGTCGAAGCGACTGGAGGCGGTTAACACCACGCCGCTGGCGGTGTCCATCATCACCTCTGATCGGATCGATGCGCTCCCCGCTCGATACGTCCCCCAACTTTTTCGCTTGCTTCCAGGGGTCGACGTGATCCAGATCACCCGCACCGAGTTCACGGTTGGAATCCGCGGGTTTGCCAATGGAAGTAATTTTAGGCCGCGAGATGTCCTTGTGTTGGTCGATGGTCGGACCATTTATGATGACTTTTCCGGCAATATCGAGTGGGAGATCCTCGATTTCTTTCCGCAGGACGTGAGCAAGATTGAAGTGATCCGCGGCGGAGGTTCGGCCATCCACGGCGCGAACGCTGCTCGCGGCGTTATCAACATCATGACGCGGCCGCCCCAGGCTCTTTCACCCGTTGAAAGCGACACCACGGTTGCAAGCCAGTCGGCTTTTCGGCAGCGTCTGGCAACCGGTTTCGCAGTCGGCCCCTACACGCTGGAGTTTTCTGGCGGATTCGATCAGGCCGACCTGTGGAACCGGTTCGAAGGCATGACGTTAGAGGACCCTCAGGGGGAGCGGACGTGGCGCCTGCACGCTGTCGCGGCGCGCCCGCTCGCGGGGGGGGCGGAATTGCGCGCAGGGGGAGGGATCAACCAAGGCCAACTGCTCCAGCACACCACCTCGGGTAGCCTTGCGGACAACCATCAGACCACGGGCCATCTCCAGCTGGAATATGAGCATCCGGCGCTGTCGGTGCGCTCGTTCTGGAACAGCCGCAAGGTGAGTAAGTTTCAAGTCGATTCCGGAGACTTCATTTCCGACAAGTCCGAGGATCTCTATGACCTGGAAGTGGTCCATCGCAGTGCTCACCTCGGCTGGAGTCAGCTGTCCGTGGGAGGGGACGTGCGGCAGTCCGTTGTGAAAGCCTCGGATTTGGCCGTTGATCAGACGAGCCAGTTCAGCGGTGGTGTCTTTGCGGATGAACAGTTCAACGTCACCGACCAGTTCTTGGTCCGCCTTGCCGGAAGGTTGGATTACCACGAAGAAACGAATTGGCAGTTTTCACCACGCGCCGGCCTGACGTATCAGTTCCTTCCGGAACACACACTTCGGGCCTCGATCAGCCTCGGCTATCGTACCCCGACCATTTCAAACACATTTTTTGATTTCCCCCTCGGCCCGAGTTTTCGGCTCGTCGGAAACCCCGATCTAAAATCGGAGGAGTCCCTCTGGTATGAGCTGGGCTACCTCTGGCAGTCGGAATCCAATCTGACACTGGGCCTCGACGGATACTACGTGATTTCCGAAAACCTTATTCGGTCCACGTTCCAACCTCCGACGACGTTCACCTTCATCAATGACCCCGAGGATACGACCGGCGGTGGCGGAGAGTTGTGGGGGGAATATCGCCCTCGGCCCTGGCTGCACGTCATCGCCAATTACTCCTACGCCCGCTTTCGCCGAGGGTCTGAGGACGTTGACCTGACCGCGCCCCATAAGGCCAACGCCGGCATCCTGATCAACCTACCTCAGCGCATGACCGGAGCGGTGACGGTCCACTTTGTAGGTCCGACCTCATCGCCCTTCACATTCGGCGGTGCGCCGCAGGCCACCACGGATGTCGATTCCTATGTCCTCGTCAACACATCGATCGGATACCATTTGACTCCTGCAGTGAACGTGCGGATCGACGCTTTCAACGTGACCAACAACCGCCACCGGGAGATTCCGCCCGTCGGGGAGGAACTGCCGTTCGAGTTGAGCGCCATGCTTCAAGTCAGGATGTAACCGTCCAGCCGCGATAGACGGGAGGCCTGGGTTCAGATGTCCCGATGGCTCCACAACCGCTTCCTGGTTTTCGTTGGAATGATCTCTGCAGCCTTCGGAGGCATTGCCGAGGCCGCGGAACGCCCTTTCGTGGTGCTCGCGAGTTCCCAAATCAAGGCCTATCAAGATGCCGTAACCGGCGTCAGGGAAGGACTGCAAGGACATCGGGTCGTTACCTACAGTCTCGAAGGTAACCCGAACCGGATTCCCTACGTCGTCAACCAAATCTCTTTGCTCTCGCCTAAGGTTGTCATCGCCGTCGGTGGTCTCGCGGTCTTGGCACTCGATTCGCGCTCGGTGGACGCCAAGGTCGTGGCGTGCCTGGCGGTTGACGATGCGCAGGTCCTCGACCCCTCACGGTCTTGGGTGGTGTCCATGTACGCCGCCCCGCGAGAGATATACGCCCGCTTCCAGGAGTTTCTCCCGCACCATCGAATCGGCATCCCTCACCATCCAGAGCGGACAGGGCCGATCCTCCGCCCGATGATGGAGTTCTTCGAACAGACACCGATTCGCCTCGTGCCCATCGTCGTTCGTTCGCCCGGGGATCTTGCAGCCGCGTTGTCTGCGGCGCGAGCCGATATCGACGCCCTTTGGATCGTGCCGGACTCCAGTTTTCTGGACGAGCTCTCGATCAAGTACCTGCTGAGGTATTCGGTGGTCGAGCGGCTTCCGCTGATTGGATACTCCGACTGGTTTGCGCGAAGCGGAGGTCTGTTCTCCTTGATGCCCGACTATCGAGATTTGGGGATCCAGGCCGGGGAACTCGCCAGTCGAATCAACGCGGGGGAACATCCGTCGCATCTCCAGTTCGCGCGGAACGTGAAAACATTCATCAATCTCCGCGTCGCCAAGCAGCTCCGGATTCCCATCAGTCCGTCGCTGGCGGCGTTGGCCAATCGGGTTTATCCGTGATGGCATCAAAGCGTTTGAGAGACGCTCTTCCGACGATCGGGTTTCGTGCTCGTTTTCTGGTTTTGGGCGCCGCTTGGATGATACTGTGCAGGGTGCTGCTCACGGCCTATCTCATTTCGCAGGCAAGGTACGCGTTGCTGGAGATCGCGCTCCAGCACGGTGTGAGCGTCGCCTCCGGCGTCGCCAAGGAGGCGGCCATCTACCTCCACGCGGGAGACGGTGGCGCCCTCGAACAACTCTTACGCGAGGCCAACAAACAGCCCGATGTGATCGCCGCCACCGTGGAACGAGACGGGCGGACTTGGGGACGGGAGATTTCGCGCATCGAGGGCTTCCACCCGCGATGGTTCGGGGGAATGCCCAACGCGTTCGGCGACGCGGCGCGGTTGGTGAAGGCCGATGACCATCGAGCCATCGAAACGCGAACCCCGATCGTCATCCATCAGTCGTCGGACGTCTTGTCCGACCAAACGGCCCCGGGCCTGTCGCTCGAACCGAGAATCGTCGGCCACGCGGTCGTCATCGTGTCGGTCGAGCGGATATTCGCGCAGATGGACGCTCTGGTTGCTCGTTCCATCGGCGTGTGGGCGCTCTTGCTCGGTGCGGGGCTGTTAGCCGGGTGGTTGATCTCGGGGATGATGGTCTCGCCGCTCAAACAGTTGGCTGATAGTGCCCGGGTGTGGACCGGCGGCGTGGATCAGACGCCCTCCGACTCCTCGGCGCTCGCGACCCATCGGGATGAAATCCGATCGCTGTGGGGTTCTCTGACCGCGATGAAACACGCGCTCGATCGGAAAACGCACGAAGTCGCCCGTCTTCAGGGAAGCTTCGACGACGCGGTGCGCCTCCACACGGCCGATCTGCAAGATATGAACCGACGTCTGAGCGACATCATTGCTCTCAAGAACGACCTCCTGCTCCAGGTATCTCATGAGGTCAAGACGCCGCTCACGGCCCTGGCGAGCCTTGTGAGTAATCTCTACGACGGCGTGACCGGAGAATTCGCCCCTCGCCAGAGAAAGTACCTCGCGCAGGTGATGGCGACGACCAACCAAATCAAGCATCTGCTGACCACCCTCCTTGAGTTCGCGATGGCCGAAACTGGCAGGATCCACCTTGACCGTCGAGTCGTCGACATCAATGTTCTCGTCGAGTCCGCGCTCGATGTCCTGCAGCCGTTTCAAGAGGGGCGAGGCATCTCGTGCGTCGTGTCCGAGTCCCTGCTTGGGGTGCGGGTGGTCGCCGACCCCGACCGGGTTCAGCAAGTGCTTCTCAATCTGATTCATAACGCAATCAAGGCCAGCTCGCCGGGGTCGACGGTGGTGATCGACGCCCGCACAGAGGGATCGGATCTCACTATCAGTGTTCGGGATTCGGGCCCGGGAGTGCGCCCGTCAGAGCGGGCCACGCTGCTTCGTCAGCCGCTGCCTTCAGAGAGCCGGCGTCACGGCGGCGGAGTCGGGTTGTACATCTGTCGATATCTGGTTGAGCTTCACGGAGGCCGGATCTGGTTTGAAAGCGAGGTCGGGAACGGAGCGACATTTTACTTCACTCTTCCCGCGTCAGAGGGGACGGCGGTGTCCTCCCAGTCGCCCAACCGGACGTACCGATGACCACCTCGGCGCGCGTCCTAGTGGCAGACGACGATCCCTCGATCCGGCTCGCGCTCTGCGATCGCATCGCCAGTTTGGGACACCGGGTCTTCGAGGCCGCGTCGTGCGGCGAGACGCGTGAGGTGCTCAAGGCTCGCGAGCTCGATCTGGTCCTCTTGGATTGGCAACTTCCCGACGGGGGCGGCATGGCCTTACTCGAGGAGATTATCAAGCTCGGCGAATCGATCGAGGTGATTGTGATCACGGCATATGGAACGATCCCGGCGGCCGTCGAGTCGATTCGGCGCGGAGCCTTCGATTTCGTGACGAAACCGTTCGAGTTCGTGGATTTCGAAGCGCGGATTGAGAAAGCCTTGGAGTGCCGACGTCTCAAGCGCGAAACGGCGTCCTTCCGGGCCGAGCGTATGGCGGACTTCGCCAAACGCGTGGTGGCGACGAGCGGGAAGATGGCTGCGTGCGTCGAAGCCGCGCGACAGGTCGCAATCACCGAGACCACGGTCTTGATTCTCGGCGAAACGGGTACCGGCAAAGGGGTGTTGGCTCACTACCTTCACGCAGCCAGCTCTCGCTCCGACAAACCCTTCGTCGTGCTCAGTTGCACCAATTTCTCGGAACACTTGGTGGACGACGAGCTGTTCGGGCACGAGCGGGGTGCCTTCACGGGTGCGAACGAGCTAAAGCGCGGGAAAGTGGAGCTGGCCGACGGCGGGACCTTGTTTTTCGACGAAATCGGCGAGTTGCCCCGGGCCCTTCAATCCAAGTTGTTGCGGTTCCTGGAGGACCGGCGATTCACGCGCGTCGGCGGGACGAAAGACCGCGAAGCGGACGTCCGAGTCATCGCCGCCACGAATCGGGATCTCCTCCAGGAGGTCAAGCGGGGCACGTTTCGTGAGGATCTGTATTACAGGCTCCATGTATTTCCAATCACCCTTCCTCCACTGCGCGACCATCGCGAGGATATCCCGGACCTCATCCATTGCTTCCTGCGGGAACTGGGGAACGAACAATCACGGAAGGGATTCGCCATTCAACCCGAAGCGGTGCGGCTTTTGATGAAGCACGATTGGCCCGGAAACGTGAGGGAATTACGGAACGTTCTCGAACGGGCGACCGTCCTCTCCCCCGATGGAGAGATCCGACTGGAACATCTTCCACCACTAGCCCCGCCGCCCATCTTCTGTCCCGAGAGCGGTACGCACAAGGAGCGTATGGCGGCCTTCGAAAGGGCTCTCATCCTTTCGACGCTCGAGCGCACCCATTGGAACCAATCCGAGGCCGCTCGCCGGCTCGGCTTGAATCGCACTCACTTCATTCAAATCATGCATCGCCATGAGATCCGCGTTTCAAAGGGTCCGGGCTCTGAATCGCGCCTCGAACCCGAGGAATAGTCGGGCCTGTCGGTCGGAAGACCGACACGTGTTCGTGGCAGGGACACCTAATTCGATGCTGCAGACGAAAGGCCGGATGTTCCGTCCACGGAATCTCTGGAGTTCTCGCCGATAGAAACACCAGATATTACAAGCCAGTTCCTGAAAAAACCTCAAGATCGATTTGTCACCTGTCGTCGCTTGGTCCGAGCCCCCAGGGATCAGGGGCATGGCACTTGCTTTCTCACCTGTCGGTTTCAGCCATTCGGTCCCTGCTGTCGGCAAGGAATGGTGCCGATGAAAACGATCGTGGTGGTGACTGCGGACCCCAAGATCGCACGAGCCTTGTCCGAGTTGGTGGGGAGCGTGCTTCGTGAGGTCTGCGATGGTCCAGCCCGGGTACTCTGCGGGTGCTCGGCCGAGGATATTCGGTACATATTGCAGGATCAGCCGATCGACCTTCTGATGATCGACTATCTCCTTGCGGACATCCGCAGTCTCGATGTCGCCCGGTGGTTGGGGTCGGGGCTGGACCGCACCGCCAAAATCATTCTGACGAACAACGGTCAAGTCGCGGCCGAACCATGGAACTACATCGGCTCAGAAATCAGCGAGGTGTTGTCCAGACCGTTGGGCCGGGAATCTCTCAAACAGGCCTTGCGTCGCTACCTCACGAAGAATTGATGGACCGTATTGCAGCAACATCAATTTTCGACATGAGAAAGTCAATTTAGACAAGGGTTTTGCGTTGAAGCCCGTGGGCGACTTCCATAGGATGCGCCTCATCACCGAAGGTCCCGTGGGGATCGAAAAAGTCAATTTGAGACATGAAAAAGTCATTTCGGACAGGGCTTTAGGATTGAAGCCCATGCTTAGCCTCAGTAGAATGAGCCCCTCAACTTATTACCCAATCCTGGCATGTTAGCGCTTCGAATGTCAGGCGGTGGAGGGTCTCCGTTGCCACGCACCCGCTCCACCACGCGCGCGAGGCGAGGTATCGCGCGCGTGATGGCTCACCTCGAGATGAACTATCCCCAAGCCATCGGTCTCACCGAGCTGGCGGCGCTTGCCGGGATTCACCCGAGCCATTTGTGCCGAGAATTCAAGAAACACGTGGGATGCTCGCCATTGGAACACCTGAAGAGAGTGCGGATTCAACGTGCTTCGGTGTTGCTGCGGGAGTCGGACAAGAGCGTCAAAGAAGTCGGTTTCTCCGTGGGGTTCAAACGTCCCGAAGCGTTTTCCAAGGCTTTCAAAAGGGTCATCGGCTGCTCGCCACGGCATTTTCGATCCCCCCGGTAACAACAAGGAGAGCAACCATCCCGCCAAAAATCAAATTTCGACATGAAAGAGTCATTTTTGACAGGGGTTTTGCGTTGGAGCCCGTGAGTAACCCCGGTAGAATGAGCGCCTGAACGCACTACCCCGAGCGTTGGCCGCGCAGGTACCATGAAAAAGCCTGCGTGGGGGGGGCTGCTCGAAGGGGGTGGGCCCCCTTCGAGGGGTCACAGGCCCCCGCTTTTCGGGGCCGTCCTAGGGGCGCGAGCCCCTGGGAAAGCAGGGTGCGGAGTAGTTCAGCACCCTGCTAGCGGAGGGCATCGCAATGATCACCATTGTGATCGTCACCCAAGAAGCGCATATCGCCAAGGCGATGGCTGAGCTGATCAGCACCATCGCTGCCGAAGTCCAACCCGGTGCGACGCGCGTCCTCCCGGCGTGTACACCCGATGATGTTCTGAACATCCTCGCCAGGGGGCCCATCGATGTCTTGATCGTCGAGCACCGTCTGAACGGCACGACCGGGTTCGAATTGGTTCGGTGGCTCGAGACCGGGTTGACCAATGCGACCAAGATCCTGCTGACCGACGACTCCCGAATCCTGTCCGATCCTTGGACCTTCCTGGGCCGCGACTTCAACGCGGTGCTGCCGCGCCCGCTCGGACGACAATCTCTCAGGCTGACCCTGGAACGGTGGCTCCATCCGTCAATGCGACGGAAGGCGCGACGCCGGGGCCATGCCGGACGACGAGCGGAGGCGTCGCGGTAGAGCCCGCTTCTGTCTGCAGACGGCGGCGGTCGCGGATGTTCCGCCAGTCCCCCTCCGACTCGCGGCCGTCGTCGTCTCCCCGATCGGCCTGGCGGTAGGGCGAGAGAATGCGTGCACCATCACATAGTGCTGTAGCGTAGTCCCTTCACGAAAGAGCCGGTCCCTTTGGCGAAAAAGCGGCATCCACATTCATCTCCGTATTGATCGGGAGGGCTGGGCCATGCGCGACGGGCAGATCGTACTGAAATGGACGACGAGGGTTGCCGCTCATGTTTGCCTTGCGGCCGTGCTTTTAAGCCTGCAAG containing:
- a CDS encoding cytochrome c, whose translation is MERYTTRSILWRAVAIALIAGVALLFSSPSGNAENAFGNPKRGQQIYERLCTRCHGVKLDGRGPDAPSLRSAPADLQSLSSRTKSDWELLIIISYGVMYTPMHGYRDLLTEQDIKDVLSFIRMEAPFKPLA
- a CDS encoding TonB-dependent receptor — its product is MLVQAAFTTSSTQAEERHADVPGLSSDLALLQSENIVYSASKRLEAVNTTPLAVSIITSDRIDALPARYVPQLFRLLPGVDVIQITRTEFTVGIRGFANGSNFRPRDVLVLVDGRTIYDDFSGNIEWEILDFFPQDVSKIEVIRGGGSAIHGANAARGVINIMTRPPQALSPVESDTTVASQSAFRQRLATGFAVGPYTLEFSGGFDQADLWNRFEGMTLEDPQGERTWRLHAVAARPLAGGAELRAGGGINQGQLLQHTTSGSLADNHQTTGHLQLEYEHPALSVRSFWNSRKVSKFQVDSGDFISDKSEDLYDLEVVHRSAHLGWSQLSVGGDVRQSVVKASDLAVDQTSQFSGGVFADEQFNVTDQFLVRLAGRLDYHEETNWQFSPRAGLTYQFLPEHTLRASISLGYRTPTISNTFFDFPLGPSFRLVGNPDLKSEESLWYELGYLWQSESNLTLGLDGYYVISENLIRSTFQPPTTFTFINDPEDTTGGGGELWGEYRPRPWLHVIANYSYARFRRGSEDVDLTAPHKANAGILINLPQRMTGAVTVHFVGPTSSPFTFGGAPQATTDVDSYVLVNTSIGYHLTPAVNVRIDAFNVTNNRHREIPPVGEELPFELSAMLQVRM
- a CDS encoding ABC transporter substrate binding protein is translated as MISAAFGGIAEAAERPFVVLASSQIKAYQDAVTGVREGLQGHRVVTYSLEGNPNRIPYVVNQISLLSPKVVIAVGGLAVLALDSRSVDAKVVACLAVDDAQVLDPSRSWVVSMYAAPREIYARFQEFLPHHRIGIPHHPERTGPILRPMMEFFEQTPIRLVPIVVRSPGDLAAALSAARADIDALWIVPDSSFLDELSIKYLLRYSVVERLPLIGYSDWFARSGGLFSLMPDYRDLGIQAGELASRINAGEHPSHLQFARNVKTFINLRVAKQLRIPISPSLAALANRVYP
- a CDS encoding HAMP domain-containing sensor histidine kinase, with amino-acid sequence MILCRVLLTAYLISQARYALLEIALQHGVSVASGVAKEAAIYLHAGDGGALEQLLREANKQPDVIAATVERDGRTWGREISRIEGFHPRWFGGMPNAFGDAARLVKADDHRAIETRTPIVIHQSSDVLSDQTAPGLSLEPRIVGHAVVIVSVERIFAQMDALVARSIGVWALLLGAGLLAGWLISGMMVSPLKQLADSARVWTGGVDQTPSDSSALATHRDEIRSLWGSLTAMKHALDRKTHEVARLQGSFDDAVRLHTADLQDMNRRLSDIIALKNDLLLQVSHEVKTPLTALASLVSNLYDGVTGEFAPRQRKYLAQVMATTNQIKHLLTTLLEFAMAETGRIHLDRRVVDINVLVESALDVLQPFQEGRGISCVVSESLLGVRVVADPDRVQQVLLNLIHNAIKASSPGSTVVIDARTEGSDLTISVRDSGPGVRPSERATLLRQPLPSESRRHGGGVGLYICRYLVELHGGRIWFESEVGNGATFYFTLPASEGTAVSSQSPNRTYR
- a CDS encoding sigma-54 dependent transcriptional regulator, with protein sequence MTTSARVLVADDDPSIRLALCDRIASLGHRVFEAASCGETREVLKARELDLVLLDWQLPDGGGMALLEEIIKLGESIEVIVITAYGTIPAAVESIRRGAFDFVTKPFEFVDFEARIEKALECRRLKRETASFRAERMADFAKRVVATSGKMAACVEAARQVAITETTVLILGETGTGKGVLAHYLHAASSRSDKPFVVLSCTNFSEHLVDDELFGHERGAFTGANELKRGKVELADGGTLFFDEIGELPRALQSKLLRFLEDRRFTRVGGTKDREADVRVIAATNRDLLQEVKRGTFREDLYYRLHVFPITLPPLRDHREDIPDLIHCFLRELGNEQSRKGFAIQPEAVRLLMKHDWPGNVRELRNVLERATVLSPDGEIRLEHLPPLAPPPIFCPESGTHKERMAAFERALILSTLERTHWNQSEAARRLGLNRTHFIQIMHRHEIRVSKGPGSESRLEPEE
- a CDS encoding helix-turn-helix transcriptional regulator, whose product is MAHLEMNYPQAIGLTELAALAGIHPSHLCREFKKHVGCSPLEHLKRVRIQRASVLLRESDKSVKEVGFSVGFKRPEAFSKAFKRVIGCSPRHFRSPR